From Oceanispirochaeta sp., one genomic window encodes:
- the rlmB gene encoding 23S rRNA (guanosine(2251)-2'-O)-methyltransferase RlmB, which translates to MERIISSYHSIMESMKTGDGVLYVCKSNKRIADLETLAQSRNITVSKITPSEMDRKSGADGHKGALFVQILKQASPGSALHYTDLKNFMMEKNGEEQLLVLLLDGITDPHNMGAILRSADQFSVDLVLIPGNRSAGINATVAKVSVGAHAWVPTLQISNSARALETLKENGFWIYGADMGGSTAPETDLKGRTCLVLGSEGKGISRLLKDKCDTMVSIPTTGHVDSLNVSVAAGILMYEVIRQRG; encoded by the coding sequence ATGGAACGAATTATCAGCTCCTATCACAGCATCATGGAAAGTATGAAAACCGGTGATGGAGTTCTTTATGTTTGTAAAAGCAATAAAAGGATCGCCGATCTCGAGACTCTGGCTCAATCCAGGAATATTACAGTCAGCAAAATAACTCCCTCTGAAATGGACCGGAAGAGTGGGGCAGATGGTCATAAGGGTGCCCTTTTTGTCCAGATCCTGAAACAGGCTTCACCTGGAAGCGCACTCCACTACACCGATCTGAAAAACTTCATGATGGAAAAAAATGGGGAGGAACAGCTTCTTGTTCTCCTTCTGGACGGGATCACAGACCCCCATAATATGGGAGCCATTCTCAGATCTGCCGATCAGTTTTCTGTCGACCTTGTTCTTATTCCGGGGAATAGAAGTGCCGGTATCAATGCCACTGTTGCCAAGGTTTCAGTGGGGGCGCATGCCTGGGTTCCCACCCTTCAGATCAGCAATTCTGCCAGAGCTCTGGAAACACTGAAAGAGAATGGATTCTGGATCTATGGCGCCGACATGGGTGGATCTACAGCCCCGGAGACAGATTTGAAAGGAAGAACCTGTCTGGTTCTGGGATCTGAGGGTAAGGGGATATCCCGTCTGCTCAAAGATAAATGCGATACGATGGTCAGCATTCCCACCACTGGGCATGTGGATTCTCTTAATGTTTCGGTTGCCGCTGGAATCCTAATGTACGAAGTGATCCGACAAAGAGGCTGA
- a CDS encoding MalY/PatB family protein has product MDFDRIIDRKGSNAAKWDSKVLKARFGDENMLPFWVADMDFASPPIVGETLKERADHGIFGYPATSKHFLKAWQDWAITEHNWKVPLSKVCFTPGIVGAMSLAVHLFSKPGDSVIIQEPVYQPFRNMIVRNNRRPLVNELKLESGRYVMNFNDLEEKVSSRDCSLMLLCSPHNPGGRVWNCKELGELSRICIKYGVFVVSDEIHADLVLGEKRHIPFSSLSDECAANTMTLMAPSKTFNIAGEKLSVAVFGSQERQKTYSDAQLAFSSEEGSALALAIGEAVYKDGSEWLFALKRYLRENVLLIENFLEKELPRVKMMKPDAGFIGWLDFRGLGLSHREIEDRFLNIGKIAMLDGHWFGQGGEGFFRLNFGCPRSLLKEGLERISASLSDHFVH; this is encoded by the coding sequence ATGGATTTTGACAGAATAATTGACCGAAAGGGCAGCAATGCGGCCAAATGGGACAGCAAGGTTCTCAAAGCCCGTTTCGGTGATGAAAATATGCTGCCCTTCTGGGTGGCCGATATGGATTTTGCCTCACCTCCGATTGTCGGAGAAACCCTGAAAGAACGGGCGGATCATGGGATCTTCGGTTACCCCGCGACATCAAAGCACTTCCTGAAAGCCTGGCAGGATTGGGCGATAACAGAACACAACTGGAAAGTTCCCCTCTCTAAAGTCTGCTTCACTCCGGGAATCGTAGGCGCCATGAGCCTGGCTGTTCACCTTTTCTCAAAACCAGGAGATTCTGTCATCATTCAGGAGCCGGTATACCAGCCCTTCAGAAATATGATCGTCCGGAACAACAGAAGACCGCTGGTCAATGAGTTGAAACTGGAATCAGGACGTTATGTCATGAACTTCAATGATCTTGAAGAGAAGGTATCCAGCCGGGACTGCTCTCTCATGCTGCTTTGCAGCCCCCATAATCCGGGAGGAAGAGTCTGGAACTGTAAGGAACTGGGAGAACTGTCACGGATATGCATTAAATACGGAGTCTTTGTAGTTTCCGATGAGATCCATGCCGATCTGGTTCTGGGAGAAAAACGCCACATCCCCTTCTCATCTCTTTCAGATGAATGTGCTGCTAATACTATGACCCTTATGGCTCCTTCCAAAACATTTAATATTGCCGGGGAGAAGCTTTCAGTGGCTGTTTTCGGTTCGCAGGAAAGGCAGAAAACCTACAGTGATGCTCAGTTGGCCTTCAGCAGCGAAGAAGGATCAGCTCTGGCTCTAGCCATCGGCGAAGCCGTCTACAAGGATGGATCAGAGTGGCTTTTCGCCCTGAAAAGATACCTCCGGGAAAATGTACTGCTGATTGAAAATTTTTTGGAAAAAGAGTTGCCCCGAGTCAAAATGATGAAACCTGATGCTGGATTTATCGGATGGCTGGATTTTAGAGGATTGGGACTCAGTCATAGAGAAATTGAAGATCGATTTCTGAATATAGGTAAAATAGCCATGTTAGACGGACACTGGTTTGGTCAGGGTGGAGAAGGCTTTTTTCGTCTGAACTTCGGCTGTCCCCGCTCTCTATTAAAGGAAGGACTGGAAAGGATTTCAGCCTCTTTGTCGGATCACTTCGTACATTAG
- a CDS encoding AEC family transporter, which yields MNVLIHTLQGVVPVFLLIVIGSILKHRKVIGPAFQKSSSIICFKLGLPALIFLKIAGLDFSGVFNINEILILLAIALITMITTLLLSLRLKDVTQRGAFSQGAFRGNIAIIGLALVLNLYGEDLAARGAMIVAVMLPVFNILSVIALTIPRHGMSLEGLIRSLKNIITNPIIMAVLAALGFSLFKIPVPVLLGRLLKYLADLALPLALINIGGSLSARGFREKGKIALAAALIKVVLLPVIAVIIFYKKGYNQEELGLIFLIAGAPTALSSHIMADAMDNDGDLAALIIMVSTTLAAVTTLIGISIINSL from the coding sequence ATGAATGTATTGATCCATACTCTTCAGGGCGTCGTACCTGTATTCCTCCTCATTGTTATTGGAAGCATCCTTAAACATAGAAAAGTGATCGGTCCTGCCTTCCAGAAGAGTTCATCCATCATCTGTTTCAAACTGGGTTTGCCCGCTCTGATTTTCTTAAAAATAGCTGGACTGGACTTCTCGGGTGTCTTTAATATTAATGAAATACTCATCCTGTTGGCCATCGCCCTGATCACCATGATAACAACACTTCTCCTCAGCCTGCGCCTTAAGGATGTGACTCAACGGGGAGCTTTCTCTCAAGGGGCATTCAGAGGAAACATTGCCATCATTGGCCTGGCCCTTGTTTTAAATCTTTACGGTGAAGACCTGGCGGCCAGAGGAGCCATGATCGTGGCAGTCATGCTTCCTGTATTTAATATACTTTCGGTCATAGCCCTGACCATACCCCGTCATGGCATGTCCTTAGAAGGCTTGATCCGTTCCCTGAAAAACATAATCACCAATCCTATCATAATGGCAGTTCTGGCCGCATTGGGTTTTTCACTCTTTAAGATTCCCGTTCCTGTCCTTTTAGGACGATTACTGAAATACCTTGCCGATCTGGCACTGCCCCTGGCCCTGATCAACATCGGTGGCTCCCTTTCTGCCAGAGGATTCAGGGAAAAAGGAAAAATTGCCCTGGCAGCTGCTCTCATTAAGGTTGTACTTCTTCCGGTGATTGCAGTGATAATTTTCTACAAAAAGGGGTATAATCAGGAAGAACTTGGATTAATATTCCTAATTGCGGGAGCACCTACTGCATTATCGAGTCACATTATGGCTGATGCCATGGATAATGATGGAGACCTTGCTGCGTTGATCATAATGGTGTCAACGACTCTAGCTGCTGTAACTACATTGATCGGGATCAGTATAATAAACAGTCTTTAA